A window of Lepidochelys kempii isolate rLepKem1 chromosome 1, rLepKem1.hap2, whole genome shotgun sequence contains these coding sequences:
- the KLHL35 gene encoding kelch-like protein 35 → MHQMIKEESSYRTSSLENATREQSKEKLHMKLCSGSCHAEQILRTLNSYRQSGIFTDVVLLIDGQEFPCHRATLSANSTYFRAMFGGSLKEGHQDIINIQKISASTMSLLLDYMYGGNIVIQEDNVEDILELSDLLQISKLTDACVTFLEGQLHPCNCLGILKFADSFSIASLAEKSKRFMLEGFVEVSCHEEFLELSVKELVKYLSDEQLVVPKEEVVFEAVMRWVRHDVATRKGALKDLLEHVRLPLLDPMYFLEQVEMDELIQDSKECIPLLHEARKYYILGNEVSSLRSRPRRFMELAEVIVVVGGCDKKGLLKLPFTDMYHPKSRQWTALSSVPGYTKSEFAACTLKNDVYISGGHINSSDVWVLSSQLNVWIKVACLHKGRWRHKMATLQGKIYAVGGFDGFYRLASVECYDTFSNSWSAVTPLLEAVSSAAVVPCLNKLYVIGGAVDDSANTNKVQCYNPEENKWTFLSPTPFYQRCINAVSLDNMIYVVGGLLSKIFSYNPRKDTWREVATLPGPLESCGVTVCGGKIYILGGRDENGEGTDKAFTFDPATGNVAQQPPLQRCTSYHGCVTVLQRVSR, encoded by the exons ATGCATCAGATGATAAAAGAAGAATCCAGTTACAGAACAAGCAGCCTTGAAAATGCAACTCGAGAGCAGAGCAAAGAAAAGCTGCACATGAAACTCTGCAGTGGGTCCTGCCATGCTGAGCAAATCCTCCGGACTCTGAACTCCTACCGGCAGAGCGGCATCTTCACGGATGTTGTGCTCTTGATCGATGGGCAGGAGTTCCCCTGCCATCGGGCCACCTTGTCAGCCAACAGCACCTACTTCCGGGCCATGTTCGGTGGTAGCCTCAAGGAAGGTCACCAAGATATCATCAACATCCAGAAGATCTCTGCCTCCACCATGAGCCTCCTCCTGGACTATATGTATGGGGGAAACATAGTCATTCAGGAAGACAATGTTGAAGACATCTTAGAGCTATCTGACTTGCTTCAGATCTCCAAGCTCACGGATGCATGCGTCACCTTCCTTGAAGGCCAGCTTCACCCGTGCAACTGCTTGGGCATCCTGAAGTTTGCCGACTCATTCTCCATTGCCTCCCTGGCTGAGAAGAGCAAGAGGTTTATGCTAGAAGGCTTCGTGGAGGTGTCATGTCACGAGGAGTTCCTGGAGCTGAGCGTGAAGGAGCTGGTCAAGTATCTGTCAGATGAGCAGCTGGTAGTCCCCAAGGAGGAAGTGGTCTTCGAAGCGGTGATGCGGTGGGTACGGCATGATGTTGCCACCAGGAAAGGGGCTTTGAAGGATCTCCTCGAGCACGTGCGCCTCCCTCTGCTGGATCCCATGTACTTTCTGGAACAGGTTGAAATGGATGAGCTCATCCAGGACTCCAAGGAGTGCATCCCTTTACTGCACGAAGCACGGAAGTACTATATCCTTGGGAATGAAGTCAGCTCTCTGCGGTCAAGGCCTAGGAG GTTCATGGAATTAGCAGAGGTCATAGTAGTTGTAGGCGGCTGTGATAAGAAAGGCCTCTTGAAGCTCCCCTTCACTGATATGTACCACCCGAAGAGCAGGCAGTGGACAGCACTCTCTAGCGTGCCAGGGTACACCAAATCGGAGTTTGCAGCCTGCACCCTAAAGAATGACGTGTATATATCAG GAGGGCACATCAACAGCAGCGATGtttgggtgctgagctcccagctgAATGTCTGGATCAAAGTTGCCTGTCTGCACAAGGGCAGATGGAGGCACAAGATGGCGACCCTTCAGGGCAAG ATCTACGCAGTGGGGGGGTTTGACGGCTTTTACCGCCTGGCCAGCGTGGAATGCTACGATACATTCTCCAACAGCTGGTCGGCCGTCACCCCTTTGCTGGAAGCGGTGAGCTCGGCGGCTGTGGTCCCCTGTCTGAACAAGCTCTACGTGATTGGGGGCGCTGTGGATGACAGCGCAAACACAAACAAG GTCCAGTGCTATAATCCTGAGGAGAACAAATGGACATTCCTGTCTCCCACTCCCTTCTATCAGAGGTGCATTAATGCTGTCTCCTTGGACAACATGATTTACGTTGTGGGTGGACTCCTGAGTAAAATCTTCAGCTACAATCCCAGGAAAGACACCTGGAGAGAAGTGGCCACTCTCCCAGGACCTCTG gagagctgtggggtgaCGGTGTGTGGTGGGAAGATCTACATCCTGGGTGGCCGGGATGAGAATGGGGAAGGCACGGACAAAGCTTTCACCTTTGACCCAGCGACGGGGAACGTGGCTCAGCAACCCCCGCTGCAACGCTGCACCAGTTACCACGGCTGCGTTACCGTTCTCCAACGTGTGAGCAGATGA